One genomic segment of Strix aluco isolate bStrAlu1 chromosome 7, bStrAlu1.hap1, whole genome shotgun sequence includes these proteins:
- the SLC25A16 gene encoding solute carrier family 25 member 16 isoform X3, giving the protein MNSERGSLRLGGVFSTLCAVPKKEGYLGLYKGNGAMMIRIFPYGAIQFMAFDQYKKVIKKQLGISGHVHRLMAGSMAGITAVICTYPLDMVRVRLAFQVKGEHKYMGIIHAFKMIYTKEGGFSGFYRGLTPTVVGMAPYAGFSFFTFGTLKSIGLAQAPNLLGRPSLDNPDVLVLKTHVNLLCGGIAGAIAQTISYPLDVTRRRMQLGAVLPDSEKCLTMVQTLKYVYQQHGIRRGLYRGLSLNYIRCIPSQAVAFTTYELMKQFLHLN; this is encoded by the exons ATGAATTCAGAAAGAGGTTCACTGAGGCTGGGAG GAGTGTTTTCTACACTGTGTGCTGTCCCCAAAAAGGAAGGTTACCTTGGGCTGTATAAAGGAAACGGGGCAATGATGATTAGAATCTTTCCATATGGTGCAATTCAGTTTATGGCATTTGACCAATATAAAAAG GTAATAAAGAAGCAACTTGGGATTTCAGGGCATGTGCATCGATTAATGGCTGGATCCATGGCAG gtATTACAGCAGTGATTTGTACTTACCCTCTTGATATGGTTAGAGTTCGTCTGGCGTTCCAAGTAAAAGGGGAACACAAGTACATGGGGATTATCCATGCATTCAAGATGATTTACacaaag gaaggTGGTTTTAGTGGATTCTACAGAGGGCTGACGCCAACTGTTGTAGGAATGGCGCCATATGCGG gtttttcattttttaccttTGGTACCTTAAAGAGCATTGGACTTGCTCAAGCACCTAACTTGCTTGGACGGCCTTCATTAGATAATCCTGATGTCTTAGTTTTGAAAACACATGTAAATCTGCTGTGTGGTGGCATAGCTGGAGCAATAGCTCAGACGATATC ATATCCTCTTGATGTAACTCGTAGGCGAATGCAGTTAGGAGCAGTTCTCCCAGACTCTGAAAAGTGCCt TACAATGGTGCAGACACTGAAATACGTGTATCAACAACATGGAATACGAAGAGGATTATACCGTGGTTTATCTCTAAATTATATTCGTTGTATTCCTTCCCAGGCTGTGGCTTTTACCACATACGAACTTATGAAACAATTCTTGCACCTCAACTAA
- the SLC25A16 gene encoding solute carrier family 25 member 16 isoform X1, translating to MASPAAAGPGAALPAGAARRDFYWLRSFIAGGVAGCCAKTTTAPLDRVKILLQAHNHHYKHLGVFSTLCAVPKKEGYLGLYKGNGAMMIRIFPYGAIQFMAFDQYKKVIKKQLGISGHVHRLMAGSMAGITAVICTYPLDMVRVRLAFQVKGEHKYMGIIHAFKMIYTKEGGFSGFYRGLTPTVVGMAPYAGFSFFTFGTLKSIGLAQAPNLLGRPSLDNPDVLVLKTHVNLLCGGIAGAIAQTISYPLDVTRRRMQLGAVLPDSEKCLTMVQTLKYVYQQHGIRRGLYRGLSLNYIRCIPSQAVAFTTYELMKQFLHLN from the exons atggcttccccggcggcggcggggcccggcgccgcGCTGCCCGCGGGCGCGGCGCGCCGCGACTTCTACTGGCTGCGCTCCTTCATCGCCGGAG GTGTTGCAGGTTGTTGTGCCAAAACAACTACTGCACCACTGGATCGAGTAAAGATTTTGCTGCAAGCTCATAACCACCATTACAAACATCTAG GAGTGTTTTCTACACTGTGTGCTGTCCCCAAAAAGGAAGGTTACCTTGGGCTGTATAAAGGAAACGGGGCAATGATGATTAGAATCTTTCCATATGGTGCAATTCAGTTTATGGCATTTGACCAATATAAAAAG GTAATAAAGAAGCAACTTGGGATTTCAGGGCATGTGCATCGATTAATGGCTGGATCCATGGCAG gtATTACAGCAGTGATTTGTACTTACCCTCTTGATATGGTTAGAGTTCGTCTGGCGTTCCAAGTAAAAGGGGAACACAAGTACATGGGGATTATCCATGCATTCAAGATGATTTACacaaag gaaggTGGTTTTAGTGGATTCTACAGAGGGCTGACGCCAACTGTTGTAGGAATGGCGCCATATGCGG gtttttcattttttaccttTGGTACCTTAAAGAGCATTGGACTTGCTCAAGCACCTAACTTGCTTGGACGGCCTTCATTAGATAATCCTGATGTCTTAGTTTTGAAAACACATGTAAATCTGCTGTGTGGTGGCATAGCTGGAGCAATAGCTCAGACGATATC ATATCCTCTTGATGTAACTCGTAGGCGAATGCAGTTAGGAGCAGTTCTCCCAGACTCTGAAAAGTGCCt TACAATGGTGCAGACACTGAAATACGTGTATCAACAACATGGAATACGAAGAGGATTATACCGTGGTTTATCTCTAAATTATATTCGTTGTATTCCTTCCCAGGCTGTGGCTTTTACCACATACGAACTTATGAAACAATTCTTGCACCTCAACTAA
- the SLC25A16 gene encoding solute carrier family 25 member 16 isoform X2, whose translation MMIRIFPYGAIQFMAFDQYKKVIKKQLGISGHVHRLMAGSMAGITAVICTYPLDMVRVRLAFQVKGEHKYMGIIHAFKMIYTKEGGFSGFYRGLTPTVVGMAPYAGFSFFTFGTLKSIGLAQAPNLLGRPSLDNPDVLVLKTHVNLLCGGIAGAIAQTISYPLDVTRRRMQLGAVLPDSEKCLTMVQTLKYVYQQHGIRRGLYRGLSLNYIRCIPSQAVAFTTYELMKQFLHLN comes from the exons ATGATGATTAGAATCTTTCCATATGGTGCAATTCAGTTTATGGCATTTGACCAATATAAAAAG GTAATAAAGAAGCAACTTGGGATTTCAGGGCATGTGCATCGATTAATGGCTGGATCCATGGCAG gtATTACAGCAGTGATTTGTACTTACCCTCTTGATATGGTTAGAGTTCGTCTGGCGTTCCAAGTAAAAGGGGAACACAAGTACATGGGGATTATCCATGCATTCAAGATGATTTACacaaag gaaggTGGTTTTAGTGGATTCTACAGAGGGCTGACGCCAACTGTTGTAGGAATGGCGCCATATGCGG gtttttcattttttaccttTGGTACCTTAAAGAGCATTGGACTTGCTCAAGCACCTAACTTGCTTGGACGGCCTTCATTAGATAATCCTGATGTCTTAGTTTTGAAAACACATGTAAATCTGCTGTGTGGTGGCATAGCTGGAGCAATAGCTCAGACGATATC ATATCCTCTTGATGTAACTCGTAGGCGAATGCAGTTAGGAGCAGTTCTCCCAGACTCTGAAAAGTGCCt TACAATGGTGCAGACACTGAAATACGTGTATCAACAACATGGAATACGAAGAGGATTATACCGTGGTTTATCTCTAAATTATATTCGTTGTATTCCTTCCCAGGCTGTGGCTTTTACCACATACGAACTTATGAAACAATTCTTGCACCTCAACTAA